The following DNA comes from Salvelinus sp. IW2-2015 linkage group LG1, ASM291031v2, whole genome shotgun sequence.
CATTGAAGTGTCTGCTATGCTGGGTAGGTGGTCTGGTTGGCTCACCTTTTGGCAGGTCTTTGGCCAGGGTCTTCATGTAGTAGGCAGTGTGCTCCGGGGAAGTGTATGCACTCAGGTGagccttatttctattatttaACTTTAATAtagtatattggatgactgtcattcatattccattcacccagctcaatgtaacatcaatagatTTAGGCTATTACATGACATTAAAAATGTTCCTACACCCATCATGAGGCTGCTACtgtacaacctagcctacaaatgaaaGTTTACAGGTTTGAGGAGAAAATGTGAGTGAATCACAGGTGACACGACCCAAGGTGAAACacttcaataccgccttgcacccTTACCGCCTTGCTGTTAGGGTGTAATCATTTGTCCAACAGTTggaaacaagagtttctattggacaaattcaggtatgtttatccccgttttgttccgtttgcttctgctttaagaaaagtttttcaacagaatcggcaaaATTATTACACCCGTAATTaccgcaaacacagttcactttcatagcagccacatcaatgcgacccgtcattcagggcaccTGTTTGAGCCccacaaaaaaatcaaaaaaaataataatatatatatatattatatatatatatatatatatatatatatatattatatattgaattttttttggggggtcttgcctgttttgcatgttattttgtcattaatacgtgtcacatatcagtttgcaaacaatatttaaaaaaaatatattcattgGACAGTTAAATAAGCGCCAGCGATACTAAAGCAGGCacctccaaaatgcaggtgtttcagccgagctcagtgctttctgtggtggtgtgaCAGGCcggcagaaaataggagcattgctcCGTGATTGGCTCAGCATTTCACCGTGATTGGTTCAATATTGCACCaacatcttgagatgttgcttcaatatatccacagaatttacctccctcatgatgccatctattttgtgaagtgcaccagtctctcctgcagcaaagcacccccacaacatgatgctgcccacacccgtgcatcacggttaggatggtgttcttcagcttgcaagccaccccctttttcctccaaacataacgacggtcattatggccaaacagttacatttttgtttcatcagaccattggactgtggatatagatacttttgtacctgtttcctccagcatcttcacaaggtccttttctgttgttctgggattgatttgcacttttcgcaccaaagtacattaatctctaagagacagaacgcgtctccttcctgagcggtatgacggctgcgtggtcccatggtgtttatatttgcatactattgtttgtacagatgaacgtggtaccttcaggcatttggaaattgctcccaaggatgaaccagatttgtagacgtctacaatttattttctgaggtcttggctgatctcttttgattttcccatgatgtcaagcaaagaggtactgagtttgaaggtaggccttgaaatacatccacaggcacacctccaatttactcaaattatgtcaattagtcaatcagaagcttctaaagccatgacataattttctggaattttccaagctgtttaaaagcagtcaacttagtgtatgtaaacttctgacccgctggaattgtgatacagtgaattataagtgaaataatatRtatgtaaacaattgttggaaaaaatacttgtgtcatgcacaaagtagaagtgctaaccgagttgccaaaactatagtttgttcacaagacatttgtggagtggttgaaaaacaagttttaatgactccaacctaactgtatgtaaactgccaacaagtttggacacacctactcattcaaaggtttttctttatttgtattattttctacattatagaataatactgaagacatcaaaactatgaaataacacatatggaatcatgttgtaaccaaaaaagtgttaaacaaaacaaaatatactttagattcttcaaagtagccaccctttgccttgatgacagctttgcacactcttggcattctctcacccagctttATGAGKtagtcacctgcaatgcatttcaattaacaggtgtgccttgttaaaagttcatttgtggaatttattttcttcttaatgtttGAGCCAATCGATCAATGGAcattggtggaaatctgtccttcggactgatgagttcaaatttgagatttttgggtcCAACMgctctgtctttgtgagacgcagagtaggtgaacagatgaactctgcatgtgtggtttacacggtgaagcatggaggaggaggcatgatggtgtgggcgtgctttgctggtgacaccgtctgtgatgtatttagaattcaaggcacacttaaccagcatttctaccgcagcaatatgccatcccatctggtttgcgcttagggggactatcatttgtttttcaacaagacaatgaccaaaaacacacctccaggcagtgtaagggctatttgaccaaagacagtgatggagtgctgcatgagatgacctggcctccacaatcacccaacctcaacctaattgagatggtttgggatgagttggaccgcagagtgaaggaaaatcagccaacaagtgctcagcatatgtgggaactccttcaagtctgttggaaaaAKAATTcttcgtgaagctggttgagagaatgccaagagtatgcaaagctgtcatcaaggcaaagggtggctactttgaagaatctaaaatatattttgatatgtttaacacttctttggttactacattattgcatatgtgttatttcatagttttgatgtcttcactattattctacaatgtagaaaatagtaaaaatatagaaaaaccttggaatgagtagatATGTCMAAATTTTTGAccagcactgtatatatatgtataatttttatattttttattatatatctCTCGCTTCTCCATTTTTTTGCCTCTAgaccaactgtaagtgctgttatttttaagtggaaacgtctaggtgcaacaactgctcagcagcgaagttgtaggccacacaagttcaatgaactggaccaccgagtgctgaagcgcataccacgtaaaaatcgtctgtcctatgttgcaacactcactaccgagttccaaactgcctctggaagcaacatcaggacaagaactgttcgtcgggagcttcatgaaataggttttcatggccgagcagccgcacagaagcctaagatcaccatgcacaatgccaagcgttggctggaatggtgtaaatcTCGCCTCCATGTTACTCTGGAGCAGTAagaacatgttctctggagtgatgaatcacgcttcaccatcttgcagtccgacggacgaatctgggtttagcggatgccaggagaatgttaCCTGTCCTAAttcatagtgctaactgtaaagtttggtggagaaggagtaatggtctggggctgtttttcatggttcgggctaggccccttagttccagtgaatgggaaatcttaatgctacagcatacaatgacattctagacgattctgtgctaacacctttgggatgaattggaacgtcaactgcgagccaggcctaatcacccaacatcagtgcccgatctcactaatgttcttgtggctgaatggaagcaagtccctgcaggaCTTGSYtgttatagcagcaaagagagggaccaactccatatgcccatgattttggaatgagatgttcaatgagcaggtgtccacatatgcattttgtaaaatgttgtaatataataaaaactgaaatcacatttacataagtattcagaccctttactcagtactttgttgaagcacctttggcagcgattacagccttgagtcttcttgggtataacgctacaagcttggcacatctgtatttggggagtttctcccattcttttctgcagatcttctcaagctctggcagtttggatggggagtgtcgctgcacagctattttcaggtctctccagagatgttagatcgggttcaagtccaggctctggMTRGGGCACTCGGACATTCRgagacttgtcccgaagccactcctgcggtgccaggtttcctccagatgtcacTCTTGKcattcaggccaaagagttcaatcttggtttcatcagaccagaggagcttgtttctcatgatctgagagccctttaggtgccttttggcaatctccaaacgggctgtcatgtgcctttWactgaggagtggcttccgtctggccactctaccataaaggcctgattggtggagtgctgcagaggtggttgtccttctggtagattctcccatctccgcagaggaactctggagctctgtcagagtgaccatcaggttcttggtcaatttaatacattctagaataaggctgtaacgtaacaaaatgtgaaaaaggcaaagggtctgaatactttcctaaggcactgtatggaggtagttttgtacctacccaCAAAAAAGAGGTTAAATGTGTgtaaatatataaactcagcaaaaaaaaacatccctttattaggacccggtctttcaaagataatttgtaaaaatccaaataacttcacagatcttcattgtaaagggtttaaacactgttccccatgcctgtccaatgaaccataaacaattaatgaacatgcacctgtggaacggtcgttaagacactaacagctacagacggtagacaattaaggtcacagttatgaaaacttaggacactaaagaggcctttctacggactctgaaaaacaccaaaagaaagatgctcagggtccctgctcatctgtgtgaacRtgccttaggcatgctgcaaggaggcatgaggactgcagatgtggccagggcaataaattgcaatgtccgtactgtgWgacacctaagacagcgctacaggaagacaggatggacagctgatcgtcctcgccgtggcagaccacgtgtaacacctgcacaggatcggtacatccaaacatcataCCTGCGGGAGACAAGAATAAGGGATGGCAACTAATAACTGCCCggtttacaccaggaacgcacaatccctccatcagtgctcagactgtcgcaataggctgagagaggctggactgagggcttgtaagcctttgtaaggcaggtcctcaccagacatcacggcaACGACGTCgccaatgggcacaaacccaccgtgcTGGAAgcgacaggactggcaaaaagtgctcttcactaacgAGTTGTAGTTTTGtccaccagggatgatggtcggatttgcgtttatcgtcgaaggaatgagagttacgccgaggtctgtactctagagggggatcgatttggaagtggagggtccgtcatggtcgggggcggtgtgtcacagcatcatcggactgagcttgttgtcattgcaggcaatctcaacgctgtgcgttacagggaagacatcctcctccctcatgtggtacccttcctgcaggctcatcctgacatgacctccagcatgacaatgcaccagccatactgctcgttctatgtgtgatttcctgcaagacaggaatgtcagtgttctgccatggccagcgaagaactcggatctcaatcccattgagcacgtctgggacctgttggatcggagggtcagggctaggaccattccccccagaaatgtccgggaacttgcaggtgccttgatagaagagtggggtaacatctcacagcaagaactggcaaatcaggtgcagtccatgaggagatgcacagcagtacttaatgcagctggtggccacaccagatagatatttttgattttgatccctccccctttgttcagggacacatttcaattattttagtcacatgtctgtggaacttgttcagtttgtttctcagttgttgaatcttatgttcatacaaatatgtacatgttaagtttgctgaaaataaacacagttgaggattttgtttttgctgagtttatatttcctgagctttcttatatcagTCACTTAAACCTtagtcaaaaaataaatagtattttctttgcaattcataaatgttattcaatgcgtttctgtgGGATTTGKTACAAAAGGCCAATTTCAATATtgtatcaaatgttttatatcttTTTTACACcaaaaggggtcctaaaattgaaaatcaaatagctaaatgatgcATGGTTTGACAATCTGAAAGCAATTCTGTCAGTTTATAACCCCTTCCCCCCTTTAAATGTAATGTTCCAAAGTGGGGCATTGGTGGCTTGTAGGCCTGGAGACAAGGATAGATCATAACATATTAAGTCTTACTAATCTAATTCTGTGTGTGGGACAATGACTCAAAAACAAAGTGTtttacaatgttttattttaatttgtcgGAATGAGAGCTTCTGTTATGTACAATAGGACAGAAACAAAATACTACATCAATTCATAAATACTTTTGCTCTACATTAACTGGTTGTACAGTGCCCTGAttttactgtatatgtatttatcaCTGAATGTCTTCAGGtgttcccctctcttccccagaACAGTACCAGGTGCATGAAAAGGCTCAGTGACATTAACAAAAWTCTTCAGTATTACAATCTTTCTCGAGAGGTAATTATTGATAATTACAGGGAAACAGAACACTCAGAACTTATTCACCCCCTCAACAGTGGTTCTCTCCCTCATAACCAACTAAAACTAACATAGCAGGaatagagcgagagatggaggagagggacctTTGATGGAGCCGATGCAGATCTGTGCTGATGAGCTGAGGCAGTCCTCAGAGTGAAAGGAACACGCAGAGAGCAACACTATTGGGTTCTTAGAAGCGGAGCCAGTACATGGCACTGCGCATTCTGTTGTAGTCAGGCAGCTGCTCAACGGGGCCTgtggaacagagagaaagacagtaagACGAGATGAGAGAAGGATTGAGGAATCAGAACATTACCAAGCTAGGTAGCCACTAGCTGGACTTTTAGACTATGTGCTATCTTTATCCTGGACAAGAGGACTAAGGTGCAAAGGCTGCTTGGAAGGAATACTGATGTGTGGTAACTTACCAACAGCAGACACAGCGGGACACTTGTCATAGATATATTTGGAGCAGACGTCACGCACCATCCTGGGCGTCACAGCCTGAGGTGAGAAATGTGGGGTGAATGCAGTAAGGGGTGGGGGGGRAAACTCAGAGTGAGATCagaaagagacacagaaagagcaCCCTCTAgatcagtggtattcaaagtcgggtCTGGGGgaactgtctgtaataaagcccttttttggggggaaaacgtATTCTtattggctgtgcctggctccccagtggctgcgCCMctgtccagtcatgtgaaatccatagattagggcctaattttttcttcttcaattgattgatttccttctatgaactgtaactcagtaaaatctttgaaattgttgcatatatatttttgttcagaatatatgttttaatataaaaattaacagtacagattattgtatgggacaatatacaaacgtTGAGAAAGATGATTAGAAAAATTGCATTTTACTGAATAAGTATTtattcgtaaaaaaaaaaatgtaagagatGAAAATGTAATKAATTAAAGGTTAATTGTTGTTAATTGGGGGGGTTGAATACCTCTGCTCTAGGTGGTAGAGGAGGGTGTAACAGCTGTATGTGTGGTGCATGGAAGGCGGTTGTACTCACATCGATGCGGGCGTCCCACTCAGCCAGGGGGATACGGCGGCCATAGTTCAGGACATGCCTSCCGATGTCATCACATATCGGTGTCGTTCCTACACAAGAGCAGTACGGCAGTGTTAGTGTTGAACAGGGagaggtatttgtgtgtgtgtgtgtgtttaagtgtctGACAGGCTACATGAGGAGAGAGCTCTTACCGTCGAGCTGTCCCACCAGGCTGGCCTTGAGGGCGTTTTTGGCTCTGGCAACATCACTCTCTGTCACTGTGGTGCACAAGTTCATCcttcagggagagagaaagaaaaacgaGGGAGGTCAATACTATCAAATGAAATATGTAAAATTACACAGGCTGAGGATAAGTGTTGGGACTAGGTGTGtccatgttttgtgtttgtgagtgtataTATTGGAAATCACAACTAACCATGCGTTCTGTGACCAGTGCATCATGTCATCGATGTGGTGTTTGTCAGTGACAAAGTAGATGCCCAGCAGACCAGTGTCGCTGTAGGATGAGTGGAAGGCCTGAAAGCTGTGGCACAGACTCTCCTCTGAGGCTAGACGAGCCAGRCGGCTGCTCAGGTGCTTTCCACCACCAAAAGTGATGTCATAGCTGCCAATGATGGAGTTGGCCACCATTAGAGGCACAATGTCTGGGCTGGCGGCACTGGCCCCCTCCACTGCGATAGCAATATGTGCAAGGGGCATATCATCATCACGCATGCGGATCTACAAAGGGCGAGAGGAGGAGACAACACAGGGTTAACCATATTAACATtccaaataaaaagaagaaaagcTCTGATGGGATACCTGTGCCCTTGTTCAAACATCTGTCAAttcggacacacacaaacagRGGTGCTCCTCACCTCGCTGCCAGAGAAGCGGCAGGGGGACAGAACAGGCACGGCATCATCCTCGTACTCAAAGGAAATCCCGCTAAAGTGCTGTTTGGCCAACCCAACCAGTTCCTCATGAGTCACACCTACACAGGAAACAGGCAGTGAGYCATTACAAACAGACAACCATtacactcaaataaaataaaaaaacaatcaggGCCAGTTGGTATTGGCATGTAATACCTCTATATACAGCCTAAACATGCCAGTGTTAATGTATGGGAGACATACCTCCAGCAGCTGCCAGCACCATGCGGGGGGCCTTGTAGTGGCTCCTGATGAAATCTACCAGATCCTGTCGACTCAAAGTCCTGAAGGGAAGAGACAGACCTTTACTGCTCAACTAACTGGGAGTGCTGTGAAATGTAACAGGATTCTATAACATGTGCGAGTTTCCCTGGTGTTTTGGTTTGGCCTAGCATGCTCTGACCCAATAGGATTCCCTGgtaggctctgtgtgtgtgtgtgtgtgtacctggcgttTTGGGACGGTCCCAGCACACTGTGTCCCAGGGGGGTACCCTGAAAAGCTGTGGCATGCAGCAGGTCCAAACAGACGTCCTGTAGActgccctccacctcctccagctcTCTCAGCACCACACTCCTCTGCTGCTCTATGTCAGCCTCGTTCAGGGCATTGCTCTGCACtacctctgacaacagctccaccGCTGGAGAGCGTGAGAGGGGCACTTCAGTATACATAGCAATTGACAAGGACTACTGGAGACCATGGGAATGGAAGTTCAACACAGGCATGAGAAACTAATTCACCAAAAGGAAACAGGAGCTTTACAACTATATACATTAACACTCACTCAACCTCTGTGGAACTAGAAGGGCTTATAAGAACCCAACCCATTGTACACACTATTGAATTGTCATATCACCTTATAAACAGTCTCCATGCCTTATTCCTGCCTCATTGAAGTGTCTGCTATGCTGGGTAGGTGGTCTGGTTGGCTCACCTTTTGGCAGGTCTTTGGCCAGGGTCTTCATGTAGTAGGCAGTGTGCTCCCGGGAAGTGTATGCACTCAGGTGAGCACCCATGGACTCCACCTGCTGCTCCAGGGCCATCTGGGTGTGCTTCTTTGTCCCCTGGGGAAAAGAAACATgggaaaaaagggggggaaaGAGAAACCATGTTGGGCCAGTCTGGTGCAGTAGTAAAGTAAGTGTGAAGTCCCTTATGAGACGGAAGGTAGGTTGCATAGATGTCGGGGCTGTTGTGTACCTTGAAAGCCATGTGCTCCAGGAAGAACCCAGCTCCATTGTTCTTCTCAGTCTCATAGCGACTTCCACAGCCGATCCACAGCCCAACCTGAGAGACAGAGGTGGAACGTAGCTAGATACCATGACGCGCCAACAAATAGTCAGGATCATCTGAAATGTGACTAAGTGAATGTCTGCACTAGGCAATGTTTCCCAAATCCATCAAGATGACTGCTTGGATTGTATGATCAATGACAGCAGGTCCTTACAGTGCATGTGCTGTGTCCGGTCTCCTCCGATGCGATCCTCAGGCCATTGTCCAGGGCAGTGAGACGGGTATCAGGAGCTCCCAGAAGGCTCTGGGCGTAGGTCACCGTAGCCTGACCACGCCGCAGAGACAGCAGgatgggctggagagagagggaaaggatagTTAGCCTACAACACTGACTGTGACAAGAgattttattatttgaccatgctggtcatttatgaacatttgaacatcttggccatgttctgttataatctccacccggcacagccagaagaggactggccacccctcatagcctggtacctctctaggtttcttcctaggttttggcctttctagggagtttttcctagccactgtgcttctacacctgcattgcttgctgtttggggttttaggctgggtttctgtacagcactttgagatatcagctatataaataaatttgatttgatattcttcagcaaataaactcagcaaaaaaagaaacgtccctttttcaggagcctgtcttttaaagataattcgtaaaaatccaaataacttcacagatcttcattgtaaagggcttaaacactgtttcccacgcttggtcaatgaaccataaacaattaatgaacatgcagctGTGGAACAGCGTTAAAGAcagtaacagcttacagacggtaggtaattaaggtcacagttatgaaaacttaggaaactaaagaggcctttctactggctctgaaaaacaccaaaagaaagatgctcagggtYcctgctcatctgcgtgaacgtgYcttaggcatgctgcaaggaggcatgaggactgcagatgtggccagggcaataaattgcaatgtccgtactgtgagacagagctacagggagacaggacggacagctgatcgtcctcgctgtGGCAGACCTCGCCgtggcaacaacacctgcacaggatcggtacatccaaacatcccacctgcgggacagatacaggatggtaACTAMaactgcccgagttacactaggaacgcacaatccctccatcagtgtacagactgtccgcaataggctgagagaggctggactgagggcttgtaagcctgttgtaaggcaggtcatcACCAGAcaacaccggcaacaacgtcgccaatgggcacaaacccaccatcgctggaccagacaggactggcaaaaagtgctcttcactgacgagtagcggttttgtctcaccacggGTGAtagtcggatttgcgtttatcgtcgaaggagaCAACACAGGGTgttgagcgttacaccgaggcctgtactctagagGGGSatcgatttggaggtggagggtccgtcatggtctggggcggtgtgtcactgaATYMtcggactgagcttgttgtcattgcaggcaatctcaacgctgtgtgttacagggaagacatcctcctccctcatgtggtacccttcctgcaggttcatcctgacatgaccctccagcatgacaatgccaccagccatactgctcgttctgtgtgtgttttcctgcaagacaggaatgtcagtgttttgccatggccagcgaagagcccggatctcaatcccattgagcacgtctgggacctgttggatcagagggtgagggctagggccattccccccagaaatgtccgggaacttgcaggtgccttggtggaagagtcgggtaacatctcacagcaagaactggcaaatctggtgcagtccatgaggaggagatgactgcagtacttaatgcagcttgtggccacaccagatactgactgttactttagattttgaccccccctttgttcagggactcattattccatttctgttagtcRcatgtctgtggaacttgttcagtttatgtctgttgttgaatcttatgttcatacaaatatttacacgtgttaagtttgctgaaaataaacgtagttgacagtgagaggacgtttctttttcccCCTGAGTTTAGTTGATTTTGTTGTGTTGATAGTACTGGTGTAAGGATATGTATGAAATTGCTAAAATAATCTGTAGTGATGGAATGAAGAGACAATTAGCAAAATATTATGCATTTTAGAAATGTATGATCGCCTCAATgtcattgttaggagctagtaacataagcatttcactgcatccACTATATCATCTGTTAAACTGTGTATKTGGAAGCGAAAGAAAAGCACACCCGTKTagacgaggtgctggctagcagagtaaaATACTTCAAAAAgaaaaaggagagccgcacactaggAGCTCAGATACATTAATTTAATAACCTCATAACCAACGttttgacagacaagctgtcttcatcagggtataatgacaaacactgcgggtcactagtttatatactgtcaaaggacacacacaggtgtctataATCATGGccaggtgtggcctgatatcattggttttAATTATCAGATATAAacagaacacacaaaaaaacatgaatggatagcatatcatcatagatacaatttggctacataggtcTACAAACATCATGAGTGGTGCAGCCGTCCAAGGCACTGCGTCGCAGAGCTAGtgtcgtcactacagacccgggttcgaacccgggctgtatcacaaccggccatgatcgggagtcccataggagWGYGCACAATTGGGCCAGCATCGTCCggtttaggccgtcattgtaaataggaatttgttcttaactgacttgcctagttaWataaaaacatttacaat
Coding sequences within:
- the LOC111968667 gene encoding cytochrome b-c1 complex subunit 1, mitochondrial produces the protein MAASLCRVGSAVGQALAKSRSPILLSLRRGQATVTYAQSLLGAPDTRLTALDNGLRIASEETGHSTCTVGLWIGCGSRYETEKNNGAGFFLEHMAFKGTKKHTQMALEQQVESMGAHLSAYTSREHTAYYMKTLAKDLPKAVELLSEVVQSNALNEADIEQQRSVVLRELEEVEGSLQDVCLDLLHATAFQGTPLGHSVLGPSQNARTLSRQDLVDFIRSHYKAPRMVLAAAGGVTHEELVGLAKQHFSGISFEYEDDAVPVLSPCRFSGSEIRMRDDDMPLAHIAIAVEGASAASPDIVPLMVANSIIGSYDITFGGGKHLSSRLARLASEESLCHSFQAFHSSYSDTGLLGIYFVTDKHHIDDMMHWSQNAWMNLCTTVTESDVARAKNALKASLVGQLDGTTPICDDIGRHVLNYGRRIPLAEWDARIDAVTPRMVRDVCSKYIYDKCPAVSAVGPVEQLPDYNRMRSAMYWLRF